Proteins from a genomic interval of Cupriavidus pauculus:
- a CDS encoding host attachment protein codes for MKTVWILVADEGVARVLAPQGDNARLEEVEKVTDAGAHADNADLRRDAYGRRGQAPVQGDAGHPGAHAGRTATVVSSAGEDALHQEAQLFSRRVAKLLEDARNRQRFDELVVIAPPRFLGLLRQALPASVSDAITREIGKDYCQLDNRTLQQRLADDGIVPARRDARVPTGQGGGNAIDSLPMR; via the coding sequence ATGAAAACAGTCTGGATACTGGTGGCGGACGAAGGTGTCGCCCGCGTGCTGGCGCCGCAGGGCGACAACGCCCGCCTGGAAGAAGTCGAGAAGGTCACGGACGCCGGCGCCCATGCCGACAATGCCGACCTGCGCCGCGACGCCTACGGCCGCCGTGGGCAGGCCCCGGTGCAGGGCGATGCCGGCCACCCCGGCGCGCACGCGGGCCGCACGGCCACGGTGGTGTCGTCGGCCGGCGAGGACGCCCTGCATCAGGAGGCGCAGCTTTTCTCGCGCCGCGTGGCGAAGCTGCTGGAGGACGCGCGCAACCGGCAACGGTTCGACGAACTGGTCGTGATCGCGCCGCCGCGCTTTCTGGGGCTGCTGCGGCAGGCGCTGCCGGCGTCGGTCAGCGACGCCATCACGCGCGAGATCGGCAAGGACTACTGCCAGCTCGACAACCGCACCCTGCAGCAGCGGCTGGCCGACGATGGCATCGTGCCCGCCCGCCGCGACGCGCGCGTGCCCACCGGCCAGGGCGGCGGCAACGCCATCGACAGCCTGCCGATGCGCTAG
- a CDS encoding pyridoxal-phosphate-dependent aminotransferase family protein translates to MIRLNSHPSGRHFLQIPGPTNVPDRVLRAMDYPTIDHRGPEFQQLGKKVLADIRKVFQTTQPVVIYPASGTGAWEAALVNTLSPGDKVLMYETGHFASLWKKMADKLGLKPEFIVGDWRHGVDAAAIGARLAEDRGHEIKAVCVVHNETSTGVTSDIAAVRRAIDGASHPALLLVDTISSLGSVDYRHDEWGVDVTVSGSQKGLMLPPGISFNAVSQKAVAASAHAKLPKAFWGWDEILESNKNGFWPYTPATNLLYGLSEACDMLFEEGLPNVFARHQRHAAATRACVTAWGLEILCQNPAEYSPALTAVVMPDGHNADAFRKVTLEHFNMSLGQGLSKLSGKVFRIGHLGDFNDLTLMGTLAGVEMGLALAGVPHQTGGVLAAMASLREAASKPALRAA, encoded by the coding sequence ATGATCCGACTGAATTCCCATCCGAGTGGCCGGCACTTCCTGCAGATTCCGGGCCCCACCAACGTGCCCGACCGCGTGCTGCGCGCGATGGACTACCCGACCATCGACCATCGCGGCCCCGAGTTCCAGCAACTGGGCAAGAAGGTGCTGGCCGATATCCGCAAGGTGTTCCAGACCACGCAGCCGGTGGTGATCTACCCGGCGTCGGGCACCGGCGCGTGGGAGGCGGCGCTGGTCAACACGCTGTCGCCCGGCGACAAGGTGCTGATGTACGAGACCGGCCACTTCGCCTCGCTCTGGAAGAAGATGGCCGACAAGCTGGGCCTGAAGCCCGAGTTCATCGTCGGCGACTGGCGCCACGGCGTGGATGCCGCCGCCATTGGCGCGCGGCTGGCCGAGGACCGCGGCCACGAGATCAAGGCCGTCTGCGTGGTGCACAACGAGACGTCGACCGGCGTCACGTCCGACATCGCGGCCGTGCGGCGCGCCATCGACGGCGCCAGCCATCCGGCGCTGCTGCTGGTCGACACCATCTCGTCGCTCGGCTCGGTCGACTACCGGCATGACGAGTGGGGCGTGGACGTGACGGTGTCGGGCTCGCAGAAGGGGCTGATGCTGCCGCCGGGCATCTCGTTCAACGCGGTCAGCCAGAAGGCCGTGGCGGCGTCTGCCCACGCAAAGCTGCCCAAGGCGTTCTGGGGCTGGGACGAGATCCTGGAATCGAACAAGAACGGCTTCTGGCCGTACACGCCGGCCACGAACCTGCTCTACGGGCTGTCCGAGGCGTGCGACATGCTGTTCGAGGAAGGGCTGCCCAACGTCTTTGCGCGCCACCAGCGCCACGCCGCCGCCACGCGCGCCTGCGTGACCGCCTGGGGGCTGGAGATCCTGTGCCAGAACCCGGCCGAGTACAGCCCGGCGCTGACCGCCGTGGTCATGCCCGATGGCCACAACGCGGACGCGTTCCGCAAGGTGACGCTCGAACATTTCAACATGTCGCTGGGGCAGGGGCTGTCCAAGCTGTCCGGCAAGGTCTTCCGCATCGGCCACCTTGGCGATTTCAACGACCTGACGCTGATGGGCACGCTTGCCGGCGTGGAGATGGGGCTGGCGCTGGCCGGCGTGCCGCACCAGACCGGCGGCGTGCTGGCCGCGATGGCCAGCCTGCGCGAGGCGGCGTCGAAGCCGGCGCTGCGCGCGGCGTAG
- a CDS encoding FAD-binding and (Fe-S)-binding domain-containing protein — protein MALPVTPTPPGVQPLRFMPGAASAPALQSPLYRRLAAELRGDVLFDTASRGRYATDASIYQIMPLGVVVPRDEADARLALDIARDLKAPLLPRGGGTSQCGQTVGEALVIDNSKYLNQVVDFDPVACTVTVQPGIVLDHLNAWLKSHGLWFPVDVSTAAQCTIGGMTGNNSCGSRSIQYGNMVHNVLGVQAILANGDDVRFDAQWPADDAPHRAIADGVRRIAAREADAIAQMYPRVLRRVGGYNLDIFAPRNERPYTADGSVNLAHLLVGSEGTLAYFRQITLQLAPLPTHKTLGVVNFPTFYQSMDLTRHIVALKPAAVELVDRTMIDLARGNPAFRPVIERALIGAPEAILLVEFAGEDRDATLRGLRQLVELMADLGLPGSVVEMPDAGPQKALWEVRKAGLNIMMSMKGDGKPVSFIEDCAVPLEHLAEYTSRLTEVFHKHGTRGTWYAHASVGTLHVRPILDMRRDGAAKMRAIAEEAAAMVREYKGAYSGEHGDGLCRGEWVAWQFGPSLARAFEEVKALFDPDNRCNPGKIVRTPKMDDTALFRFPPGYSVTPLTPALDWSAWNVTRDPVTEAESAPGTGLDPARGLAAAVEMCNNNGHCRKFDAGTMCPSYRVTRDEQHLTRGRANTLRLALSGQLGPDGLLDPAVKETMDLCVSCKGCKRDCPTGIDMAKMKIEVRAANARAGRLRARDRLVAFLPRYAGIASKLPWLFNLRDRVPGLPQLGERLLGLSARRSLPRWQPAFVRDDYVAQPTADKEVLLFVDTFNNHMEPENARAAQRVLQAAGYTVHLSGVPGERPLCCGRTFLAAGLVDEARAEARRALDALLPYVERGVAVVGLEPSCLLSMRDEFLQYGYGDAAQRLADHAFLFEEFLVREHAAGRFAPALKPVGHAQALLHGHCHQKAFDAVRPVEQVLGWIPGLKTSLIESSCCGMAGSFGYEAEHHAVSMKMGELSLLPAVRKADADTLVVADGTSCRHQIHDGTGRQAIHVARVLEMAL, from the coding sequence ATGGCCTTGCCCGTCACTCCCACGCCGCCCGGCGTGCAGCCGCTGCGCTTCATGCCCGGCGCGGCGTCCGCCCCCGCCCTGCAATCGCCGCTGTACCGGCGCCTGGCCGCCGAACTGCGCGGCGACGTGCTGTTCGACACCGCCAGCCGCGGCCGCTATGCCACCGACGCGTCGATCTACCAGATCATGCCGCTGGGCGTGGTGGTGCCGCGCGACGAAGCCGACGCCCGGCTGGCGCTGGACATCGCCCGCGACCTCAAGGCGCCGCTGCTGCCGCGCGGCGGCGGCACCAGCCAGTGCGGCCAGACCGTGGGCGAGGCGCTGGTCATCGACAACAGCAAGTACCTGAACCAGGTGGTCGATTTCGATCCCGTGGCGTGCACGGTGACCGTGCAGCCCGGCATCGTGCTGGACCACCTGAACGCCTGGCTCAAGTCGCACGGCCTGTGGTTCCCGGTGGACGTCTCCACGGCCGCGCAATGCACGATCGGCGGAATGACCGGCAACAACTCGTGCGGCTCGCGCTCCATCCAGTACGGCAACATGGTGCACAACGTGCTGGGCGTGCAGGCCATCCTGGCCAATGGCGACGACGTGCGCTTCGACGCGCAGTGGCCGGCGGACGACGCCCCGCACCGCGCCATCGCCGACGGCGTGCGCCGCATTGCCGCGCGCGAAGCCGATGCCATCGCGCAGATGTACCCCCGGGTGCTGCGGCGCGTGGGCGGCTACAACCTCGACATCTTCGCGCCGCGCAACGAGCGGCCCTACACGGCCGACGGCAGCGTCAACCTGGCGCACCTGCTGGTGGGCTCCGAAGGCACGCTGGCCTACTTCCGGCAGATCACGCTGCAGCTGGCGCCGCTGCCCACGCACAAGACGCTCGGCGTGGTCAACTTCCCCACCTTCTACCAGTCGATGGACCTGACGCGCCATATCGTCGCGCTCAAGCCGGCCGCCGTGGAGCTGGTGGACCGCACGATGATCGACCTGGCGCGCGGCAACCCCGCGTTCCGGCCCGTGATCGAGCGCGCGCTGATCGGCGCGCCCGAGGCCATTCTGCTGGTCGAGTTCGCCGGCGAGGACCGCGACGCCACGCTGCGCGGCCTGCGCCAGCTGGTGGAGCTGATGGCCGACCTGGGCCTGCCCGGATCGGTGGTCGAGATGCCCGACGCCGGCCCGCAGAAGGCGCTGTGGGAAGTCCGCAAGGCCGGGCTGAACATCATGATGAGCATGAAGGGCGACGGCAAGCCGGTGTCGTTCATCGAGGACTGCGCGGTGCCGCTGGAACACCTGGCCGAGTACACGTCGCGCCTGACCGAGGTCTTCCACAAGCACGGCACGCGCGGCACCTGGTACGCCCACGCCAGCGTGGGCACGCTGCACGTGCGGCCGATCCTGGACATGCGCCGCGACGGCGCGGCCAAGATGCGCGCCATCGCCGAGGAAGCCGCCGCGATGGTGCGCGAGTACAAGGGCGCCTACTCGGGCGAGCACGGCGACGGCCTGTGCCGCGGCGAATGGGTGGCCTGGCAGTTCGGGCCGTCGCTGGCGCGCGCGTTCGAGGAGGTCAAGGCGCTGTTCGATCCGGACAATCGCTGCAACCCGGGCAAGATCGTGCGCACGCCGAAGATGGACGACACCGCGCTGTTCCGCTTTCCGCCCGGCTACTCCGTCACGCCGCTGACGCCGGCGCTGGACTGGTCGGCCTGGAACGTCACGCGCGACCCCGTCACCGAGGCCGAGAGCGCGCCGGGCACGGGCCTGGACCCCGCGCGCGGCCTGGCCGCCGCCGTGGAGATGTGCAACAACAACGGCCACTGCCGCAAATTCGACGCCGGCACGATGTGCCCGAGCTACCGCGTCACGCGCGACGAGCAGCACCTGACGCGCGGCCGCGCCAACACGCTGCGGCTGGCGCTGTCCGGCCAGCTTGGCCCCGACGGGCTGCTCGACCCGGCCGTCAAGGAGACGATGGACCTGTGCGTGTCGTGCAAGGGCTGCAAGCGCGACTGCCCGACCGGCATCGACATGGCCAAGATGAAGATCGAGGTGCGCGCCGCCAACGCCCGCGCCGGCCGCCTGCGCGCGCGCGACCGCCTGGTGGCCTTCCTGCCGCGCTACGCCGGCATCGCCAGCAAGCTGCCCTGGCTGTTCAACCTGCGCGACCGCGTGCCGGGGCTGCCGCAGCTTGGCGAGCGGCTGCTGGGCCTGTCCGCGCGGCGCTCGCTGCCGCGCTGGCAGCCGGCCTTCGTGCGCGACGACTATGTCGCCCAGCCCACGGCGGACAAGGAAGTGCTGCTGTTCGTCGATACCTTCAACAACCACATGGAGCCCGAAAACGCCCGCGCGGCGCAGCGCGTGCTGCAGGCGGCCGGCTACACCGTCCACCTGTCCGGCGTGCCCGGCGAGCGCCCGCTCTGCTGCGGCCGCACGTTCCTGGCCGCCGGGCTGGTCGACGAGGCCCGCGCGGAGGCCCGGCGCGCGCTCGACGCGCTGCTGCCGTACGTCGAACGGGGCGTGGCGGTGGTAGGGCTGGAGCCGTCGTGCCTGCTGTCGATGCGCGACGAATTCCTGCAGTACGGCTACGGCGACGCCGCGCAACGGCTGGCCGACCACGCGTTCCTGTTCGAGGAATTTCTGGTCCGCGAGCACGCCGCCGGCCGCTTTGCCCCGGCGCTGAAGCCAGTCGGCCACGCCCAGGCGCTGCTGCACGGCCACTGCCACCAGAAGGCATTCGACGCGGTACGGCCGGTGGAACAGGTGCTGGGCTGGATTCCCGGGCTGAAGACGTCGCTGATCGAATCGTCATGCTGCGGCATGGCCGGCAGCTTCGGCTACGAGGCCGAGCACCACGCGGTCTCGATGAAGATGGGCGAGCTGTCGCTGCTGCCCGCCGTACGCAAGGCCGACGCCGACACGCTGGTCGTCGCCGACGGCACCAGCTGCCGCCACCAGATCCACGACGGCACCGGCCGCCAGGCCATCCACGTAGCCCGGGTGCTGGAGATGGCGTTGTAG
- a CDS encoding carboxymuconolactone decarboxylase family protein produces the protein MAMRLDYTKAAPGGVKAFGGVYGYIMQSGLEDVLVEMVYLRVSQINGCAYCLDMHTRDLVRKGVSPQKLALVQVWHEAGSLFSAREQAALRWAESVTRVAETHVPQADFDAAAAVFAEKELADLTMAIGLMNAFNRLAISFRRGPEPAEG, from the coding sequence TTGGCAATGCGACTGGACTACACCAAGGCGGCGCCGGGCGGCGTGAAGGCATTCGGCGGCGTCTACGGCTACATCATGCAATCGGGGCTTGAAGACGTGCTGGTCGAGATGGTCTACCTGCGCGTGAGCCAGATCAACGGCTGCGCGTACTGCCTGGACATGCACACGCGCGACCTCGTCAGGAAGGGCGTGTCGCCGCAGAAGCTGGCGCTGGTGCAGGTCTGGCACGAGGCGGGCAGCCTGTTCAGCGCGCGCGAGCAGGCGGCGCTGCGCTGGGCGGAATCGGTCACGCGCGTGGCCGAGACCCACGTGCCGCAGGCGGATTTCGACGCCGCCGCGGCCGTGTTTGCCGAGAAGGAACTGGCCGACCTGACGATGGCGATCGGCCTGATGAACGCGTTCAACCGGCTGGCCATCAGCTTCCGGCGCGGCCCGGAGCCGGCCGAAGGCTGA
- a CDS encoding Bug family tripartite tricarboxylate transporter substrate binding protein has protein sequence MTLRYAARALACASLFGAGWATPALAWEPTKPVEVVVPFSAGGASDQMARSIQGIIAKHKLMNQPMIVVNKAGASGAEGLMDTKASKGDAHKLLVTSSALYTVPMISQLPFNWRDLTPVAMVAMDEFVLWTNAQDPYKTPSDYLAEVKKSPGKFKMGGTSSKREDQIITAQTERKAGVRFIYIPYKGGGEAATQLSGKHIDSNVNNPSESVGQWRAGEHRALCVFAPDRMQYTSKITGTQSWHDIPTCKEQGLDVQYQMLRVFMLPGGVKPDQQKYYVDLMQKVVATPEWKEYLEKNALKNDFVTGQKLTEFLTTDETRHKDIIKEAGFVAAK, from the coding sequence ATGACGTTGCGTTATGCCGCACGCGCGCTCGCGTGTGCTTCGCTGTTCGGCGCTGGTTGGGCCACCCCGGCCCTGGCCTGGGAGCCGACCAAGCCCGTGGAAGTGGTGGTGCCGTTCAGTGCCGGCGGCGCGTCGGACCAGATGGCGCGCTCGATCCAGGGCATCATCGCCAAGCACAAGCTGATGAACCAGCCGATGATCGTCGTGAACAAGGCGGGGGCCAGCGGCGCGGAAGGGCTGATGGACACCAAGGCGTCGAAGGGCGACGCGCACAAGCTGCTGGTCACGTCGTCGGCGCTCTACACGGTGCCGATGATCAGCCAGTTGCCGTTCAACTGGCGCGACCTGACGCCGGTGGCGATGGTCGCCATGGACGAGTTCGTGCTCTGGACCAACGCGCAGGACCCGTACAAGACGCCGTCGGACTACCTGGCCGAGGTCAAGAAGAGCCCGGGCAAGTTCAAGATGGGCGGCACCAGCTCCAAGCGCGAGGACCAGATCATCACCGCGCAGACCGAGCGCAAGGCCGGCGTGCGGTTCATCTACATCCCGTACAAGGGCGGCGGCGAGGCCGCCACGCAGCTATCGGGCAAGCACATCGACTCCAACGTCAACAACCCGTCCGAATCGGTGGGCCAGTGGCGCGCCGGCGAGCACCGCGCGCTCTGCGTGTTCGCGCCGGACCGCATGCAGTACACCTCGAAGATCACCGGCACACAGAGCTGGCACGACATTCCCACCTGCAAGGAGCAGGGGCTGGACGTGCAGTACCAGATGCTGCGCGTGTTCATGCTGCCCGGCGGCGTCAAGCCGGACCAGCAGAAGTACTACGTCGACCTGATGCAGAAGGTGGTGGCGACGCCCGAGTGGAAGGAATACCTGGAAAAGAACGCGCTCAAGAACGACTTTGTCACGGGCCAGAAGCTGACCGAGTTCCTGACGACCGACGAGACGCGCCACAAGGACATCATCAAGGAAGCGGGCTTCGTGGCGGCCAAGTAG
- a CDS encoding penicillin acylase family protein: MSRLIRPWRGAVAVAAWLAAASLPAGAAGPDKFAVPGLEKPATVLVDRWGVPHIYANTLYDAFYVQGFMAARDRLWQIDLWRKRGLGEMARDFGPAYVDGDRMARAVLFRGDMYREWLAYGSDAKRVAEAFVAGVNAYVAQVEARPELLPPEFKILNYKPSRWRAEDVVRIRHHGLTLNFTGEIDRAQVFCHARPNAVRADWVRRELDPPVEPRLPDGLDPCGLPGAELRKAYDLATAPPRFPKDWWQGAAKAASLPVDQLYATVDANSDTGRSLGSNNWVIAGSRTTTGRPILANDPHRAHGAPSLRYISHLNAPGLSVIGAGEPFLPGISIGHNGTIAFGLTRFYMDQEDLYVYETNPAQPHEYRYKGRWEPMETVTEQIAVRGEPTPRKVTIDYTRHGPVLYADAKAGRAYALRAAWLDYGMAPYFGSMDYMRAQNWDQFRAAMNRWGAPGENQVYADRTGNIGWIPGGLTVNRPNWDGLMPVPGDGRYEWAGYRNMDELPWAFNPSPGFVVTANENNIPPEHPAAKIGVGYEWSDSSRARRLKALVAANPRSSLEDSMAWQNDTVSLPAQRVVALVKPLNSSDPQVQRGLDLLRNWDGNARATSAPAALFEVWFSKYLRPAVVRAALPADASRLVGAGDASRVIAVLERPDTWMAMDKRNDILFGTLKSAMVEVEKKLGTDPKAWQWGKLHTAVFSHPLDPILDATQRQQFDVNAGPIGGSSFTPMNTSYRNSDFQLTAGASFRMVLDVGNWDASRAVNTPGQSGNPASPHYRDLAPLWAKGDYFPLVYTRKAVEKESRERVELVPQ, encoded by the coding sequence ATGTCCCGTCTGATCCGTCCATGGCGCGGCGCTGTTGCCGTCGCCGCCTGGCTGGCCGCCGCCAGCCTGCCCGCCGGGGCCGCCGGCCCCGACAAGTTCGCCGTGCCGGGCCTGGAAAAACCGGCCACGGTGCTGGTGGACCGCTGGGGCGTGCCGCACATCTACGCCAATACGCTTTACGACGCATTCTACGTGCAGGGCTTCATGGCCGCGCGCGACCGGCTCTGGCAGATCGACCTGTGGCGCAAGCGCGGGCTGGGCGAGATGGCCAGGGACTTCGGCCCGGCCTACGTCGACGGCGACCGCATGGCGCGCGCGGTGCTGTTCCGCGGCGACATGTACCGCGAATGGCTGGCCTACGGGTCCGATGCCAAGCGCGTGGCCGAGGCATTCGTGGCCGGCGTGAACGCCTACGTGGCGCAGGTGGAGGCCCGCCCGGAACTGCTGCCGCCCGAGTTCAAGATCCTCAACTACAAGCCGTCGCGCTGGCGCGCCGAGGACGTGGTGCGCATCCGCCACCACGGCCTGACGCTGAACTTCACCGGCGAGATCGACCGCGCGCAGGTGTTCTGCCACGCCAGGCCGAACGCGGTGCGCGCCGACTGGGTGCGCCGCGAACTCGATCCGCCGGTGGAGCCCAGGCTGCCGGACGGGCTGGACCCGTGCGGGCTGCCCGGCGCCGAACTGCGCAAGGCGTACGACCTGGCCACGGCGCCGCCGCGCTTTCCGAAGGACTGGTGGCAGGGCGCCGCCAAGGCCGCCAGCCTGCCGGTGGACCAGCTCTACGCAACGGTGGACGCCAACAGCGACACGGGCCGCAGCCTGGGCTCGAACAACTGGGTCATCGCCGGCAGCCGCACCACCACGGGCCGGCCGATCCTGGCCAATGATCCGCACCGCGCGCATGGCGCGCCGAGCCTGCGCTACATCAGCCACCTGAACGCGCCGGGGCTGTCGGTGATCGGCGCGGGCGAGCCGTTCCTGCCCGGCATCTCGATCGGCCACAACGGCACCATCGCGTTCGGCCTGACCCGGTTCTACATGGACCAGGAAGACCTCTACGTCTACGAGACCAATCCCGCGCAGCCACACGAATATCGCTACAAGGGCCGCTGGGAGCCGATGGAAACGGTCACCGAGCAGATCGCCGTGCGCGGCGAGCCCACGCCCCGCAAGGTGACGATCGACTACACGCGGCACGGGCCGGTGCTGTACGCCGACGCCAAGGCCGGCCGCGCCTACGCGCTGCGCGCCGCGTGGCTTGACTACGGCATGGCGCCGTACTTCGGGTCGATGGACTACATGCGCGCCCAGAACTGGGACCAGTTCCGCGCGGCGATGAACCGCTGGGGCGCGCCCGGCGAGAACCAGGTGTACGCGGACCGCACCGGCAACATCGGCTGGATTCCGGGCGGCCTGACCGTGAACCGCCCGAACTGGGACGGCCTGATGCCGGTGCCCGGCGATGGCCGCTACGAGTGGGCCGGCTATCGCAACATGGACGAGTTGCCGTGGGCGTTCAACCCGTCGCCGGGCTTCGTCGTGACGGCCAACGAGAACAACATCCCGCCCGAGCATCCGGCCGCGAAGATCGGCGTGGGGTACGAATGGAGCGACAGCTCGCGCGCACGCCGGCTCAAGGCGCTAGTGGCGGCGAATCCGCGCAGTTCGCTGGAGGATTCGATGGCGTGGCAGAACGACACCGTGTCGCTGCCCGCGCAGCGCGTGGTGGCGCTGGTCAAGCCGCTGAACAGCAGCGACCCGCAGGTGCAGCGCGGGCTGGACCTGCTGCGCAACTGGGACGGCAACGCCCGCGCCACCAGCGCGCCGGCCGCGCTGTTCGAGGTCTGGTTCAGCAAGTACCTGCGCCCGGCGGTGGTGCGGGCCGCGCTGCCGGCGGACGCGTCGCGCCTGGTCGGCGCCGGCGACGCCAGCCGCGTGATCGCGGTGCTGGAGCGTCCCGACACGTGGATGGCGATGGACAAGCGCAACGACATCCTGTTCGGCACGCTGAAGTCGGCCATGGTCGAGGTCGAGAAAAAGCTCGGCACCGACCCGAAGGCGTGGCAATGGGGCAAGCTGCACACGGCTGTGTTCAGCCACCCGCTGGACCCGATCCTCGACGCCACGCAGCGCCAGCAGTTCGACGTCAACGCGGGCCCGATCGGCGGGTCGTCATTCACGCCGATGAACACGAGCTACCGCAACAGCGACTTCCAGTTGACCGCCGGCGCGTCGTTCCGCATGGTGCTCGACGTCGGCAACTGGGACGCCTCGCGCGCGGTCAACACGCCGGGACAGTCGGGCAACCCGGCCAGCCCCCACTACCGCGACCTGGCGCCGCTGTGGGCCAAGGGCGATTACTTTCCGCTGGTCTACACGCGCAAGGCGGTGGAAAAGGAAAGCAGGGAACGGGTGGAACTGGTGCCGCAGTAG
- a CDS encoding tripartite tricarboxylate transporter TctB family protein yields MHDETHEDAAPAAISVRAAEIAMAVLIAAGAVVVMVTNYGIGAGWAPDGPQAGYFPLRIGALIFIACLAVLWTALRTPNDAVFVTWPQLRQVAVILVPLTVYVALIGFLGIYVASAIFIAGFMLAIGKFAWWRAVLTGVVINAALFWIFEMQFRVPLPKGPLEAAFGF; encoded by the coding sequence ATGCACGACGAAACACATGAGGACGCCGCGCCGGCGGCGATATCGGTGCGCGCGGCGGAGATCGCCATGGCGGTGCTGATCGCGGCCGGCGCGGTGGTGGTGATGGTCACCAACTACGGGATCGGCGCGGGCTGGGCGCCCGACGGGCCGCAGGCCGGCTATTTTCCGCTGCGCATCGGCGCGCTGATCTTCATCGCCTGCCTGGCCGTGCTGTGGACGGCGCTGCGCACGCCGAACGACGCCGTCTTCGTGACGTGGCCGCAGTTGCGGCAGGTGGCGGTCATTCTGGTGCCGCTGACCGTGTACGTGGCGCTGATCGGGTTCCTGGGCATCTACGTGGCATCGGCCATCTTCATCGCCGGCTTCATGCTGGCCATCGGCAAGTTCGCGTGGTGGCGTGCCGTGCTGACCGGCGTGGTCATCAACGCGGCGCTGTTCTGGATCTTCGAGATGCAGTTCCGCGTGCCGCTGCCCAAGGGCCCGCTCGAAGCGGCCTTCGGCTTCTGA
- a CDS encoding GntR family transcriptional regulator, protein MSTIPTLSAPAVDRQILHVAVAQRLRTMIMEGDLAPGTRLNERVLCDLLQVSRTPLREAFKVLAADGLVTLLPNRGAEVVVLSKETIDHLFEMMGALEAMSGELACERITEAELNEIRALHFEMLACHARRDLPNYYALNRRIHDAINAAARNPILEETYRRINLRIQALRFRSNFDHDKWDMAVREHGAMLDALARRDGAALRDILRAHLKHKHDALIAELERAQDVAA, encoded by the coding sequence ATGAGCACAATTCCAACCCTCTCCGCGCCAGCCGTCGACCGCCAGATCCTGCATGTGGCGGTGGCCCAGCGCCTGCGCACGATGATCATGGAAGGCGATCTGGCGCCCGGCACCCGCCTGAACGAGCGCGTGCTGTGCGATCTGCTCCAGGTGTCGCGTACGCCGCTGCGCGAGGCGTTCAAGGTGCTGGCCGCCGACGGCCTGGTGACGCTGCTGCCCAACCGCGGCGCCGAGGTCGTGGTGCTGTCGAAGGAAACCATCGACCACCTGTTCGAGATGATGGGCGCGCTGGAGGCCATGTCCGGCGAACTGGCCTGCGAGCGCATCACCGAGGCCGAGCTGAACGAAATCCGCGCGCTGCACTTCGAGATGCTGGCCTGCCATGCGCGGCGCGACCTGCCCAACTACTACGCGCTGAACCGGCGCATCCACGACGCCATCAACGCCGCCGCGCGCAATCCGATCCTTGAGGAGACTTATCGCCGCATCAACCTGCGTATCCAGGCGCTGCGCTTCCGCTCGAACTTCGACCACGACAAATGGGACATGGCCGTGCGCGAGCACGGCGCCATGCTCGATGCCCTGGCCAGACGCGACGGCGCGGCGCTGCGAGACATCCTGCGCGCGCACCTGAAGCACAAGCACGACGCGCTGATCGCCGAACTAGAACGCGCCCAGGACGTCGCCGCCTGA